The following proteins are encoded in a genomic region of Cydia strobilella chromosome 19, ilCydStro3.1, whole genome shotgun sequence:
- the LOC134749837 gene encoding SWI/SNF-related matrix-associated actin-dependent regulator of chromatin subfamily B member 1-A isoform X2, producing the protein MALRTYGDKPISFQIEEGGEFYCVGSEVGNYLRLFRGSLYKKYPGMVRRTLTNEERKRLVDNGLGQHVLSSSVSLLKASEVEDIIEGNDDKYKAVSVSQELATPRESKSKKPHNPSWMPVMPNSSHLDAVPQATQISRTRVHNKKVRTFPLCFDDTDMTAMLENASQKQILVPIRLDMEIEGQKLRDTFTWNKNESIITPEQFAEVLCDDLELNPSTFVPAVASSIRQQIDAFPSEPPAILEEQSDQRVVIKLNIHVGNTSLVDQVEWDMSEKENNPEAFATKLCAELGLGGEFVTGIAYSVRGQLGWHQRTFAFSEAPLPVVETPYRQPSEAETWAPFLETLTDAEMEKKIRDQDRNTRRMRRLANTTPGW; encoded by the exons ATGGCTTTACGAACGTACGGCGATAAGCCGATTAGTTTCCAGATTGAAGAAGGAGGAGAATTTTATTGTGTTGGCTCAGAG gtcgGCAATTACCTGCGGTTGTTCCGTGGGTCTCTATATAAAAAGTACCCTGGCATGGTCAGGAGGACCCTGACCAATGAAGAAAGAAAGCGTCTGGTTGACAATGGGCTAGGCCAGCATGTTCTATCGAGTTCTGTGTCATTGCTGAAAGCATCAGAAGTAGAAGATATTATAGAAGGGAATGAtgataa ATACAAAGCAGTATCAGTCAGTCAGGAGCTAGCGACGCCTCGggaaagtaaaagtaaaaagccACATAATCCATCATGGATGCCTGTGATGCCAAACTCCTCACACTTGGATGCCGTGCCTCAAGCCACTCAGATTAGCAGGACCAGGGTTCACAACAAGAAG GTGCGCACCTTCCCCCTATGCTTTGACGACACGGACATGACGGCGATGCTGGAGAACGCCTCCCAGAAGCAGATCCTTGTCCCCATCCGCCTCGACATGGAGATTGAAGGCCAGAAGCTCAGGGACACATTCACTTGGAATAAAAATG AATCAATAATAACCCCAGAGCAATTCGCTGAAGTTCTCTGTGACGACCTGGAACTCAATCCGAGCACATTCGTGCCCGCCGTCGCGTCGTCCATCCGACAGCAGATCGACGCGTTCCCCAGCGAGCCCCCGGCCATATTGGAAGAGCAGAGCGACCAGCGGGTTGTCATTAAGCTGAACATACACGTTGGGAATACTTCGCTTGTTGATCAG GTGGAGTGGGACATGTCAGAGAAGGAGAACAACCCGGAAGCATTCGCGACCAAGCTCTGCGCTGAACTAGGCCTAGGCGGGGAGTTTGTAACAGGCATCGCTTACTCCGTCCGCGGGCAACTCGGCTGGCATCAGCGGACCTTCGCCTTCAGCGAGGCGCCTCTTCCTGTTGTTGAG ACGCCGTACCGCCAGCCCTCGGAGGCGGAGACCTGGGCCCCGTTCCTGGAGACCCTCACGGACGCGGAGATGGAGAAGAAGATCCGCGACCAGGACCGCAACACGCGCCGCATGCGCCGCCTCGCCAACACCACGCCCGGTtggtaa
- the LOC134749837 gene encoding SWI/SNF-related matrix-associated actin-dependent regulator of chromatin subfamily B member 1-A isoform X1 has translation MALRTYGDKPISFQIEEGGEFYCVGSEVGNYLRLFRGSLYKKYPGMVRRTLTNEERKRLVDNGLGQHVLSSSVSLLKASEVEDIIEGNDDKYKAVSVSQELATPRESKSKKPHNPSWMPVMPNSSHLDAVPQATQISRTRVHNKKVRTFPLCFDDTDMTAMLENASQKQILVPIRLDMEIEGQKLRDTFTWNKNESIITPEQFAEVLCDDLELNPSTFVPAVASSIRQQIDAFPSEPPAILEEQSDQRVVIKLNIHVGNTSLVDQVEWDMSEKENNPEAFATKLCAELGLGGEFVTGIAYSVRGQLGWHQRTFAFSEAPLPVVETPYRQPSEAETWAPFLETLTDAEMEKKIRDQDRNTRRMRRLANTTPDVSLGRAVNRLIRADEALFQSTPEKRRKKI, from the exons ATGGCTTTACGAACGTACGGCGATAAGCCGATTAGTTTCCAGATTGAAGAAGGAGGAGAATTTTATTGTGTTGGCTCAGAG gtcgGCAATTACCTGCGGTTGTTCCGTGGGTCTCTATATAAAAAGTACCCTGGCATGGTCAGGAGGACCCTGACCAATGAAGAAAGAAAGCGTCTGGTTGACAATGGGCTAGGCCAGCATGTTCTATCGAGTTCTGTGTCATTGCTGAAAGCATCAGAAGTAGAAGATATTATAGAAGGGAATGAtgataa ATACAAAGCAGTATCAGTCAGTCAGGAGCTAGCGACGCCTCGggaaagtaaaagtaaaaagccACATAATCCATCATGGATGCCTGTGATGCCAAACTCCTCACACTTGGATGCCGTGCCTCAAGCCACTCAGATTAGCAGGACCAGGGTTCACAACAAGAAG GTGCGCACCTTCCCCCTATGCTTTGACGACACGGACATGACGGCGATGCTGGAGAACGCCTCCCAGAAGCAGATCCTTGTCCCCATCCGCCTCGACATGGAGATTGAAGGCCAGAAGCTCAGGGACACATTCACTTGGAATAAAAATG AATCAATAATAACCCCAGAGCAATTCGCTGAAGTTCTCTGTGACGACCTGGAACTCAATCCGAGCACATTCGTGCCCGCCGTCGCGTCGTCCATCCGACAGCAGATCGACGCGTTCCCCAGCGAGCCCCCGGCCATATTGGAAGAGCAGAGCGACCAGCGGGTTGTCATTAAGCTGAACATACACGTTGGGAATACTTCGCTTGTTGATCAG GTGGAGTGGGACATGTCAGAGAAGGAGAACAACCCGGAAGCATTCGCGACCAAGCTCTGCGCTGAACTAGGCCTAGGCGGGGAGTTTGTAACAGGCATCGCTTACTCCGTCCGCGGGCAACTCGGCTGGCATCAGCGGACCTTCGCCTTCAGCGAGGCGCCTCTTCCTGTTGTTGAG ACGCCGTACCGCCAGCCCTCGGAGGCGGAGACCTGGGCCCCGTTCCTGGAGACCCTCACGGACGCGGAGATGGAGAAGAAGATCCGCGACCAGGACCGCAACACGCGCCGCATGCGCCGCCTCGCCAACACCACGCCCG